AGGACGTACTGAAGTTTTCCGACAACATCGGCGCGGCACGGGTTGCCCTCAAAACGGGCCGGCGAAACCTCGATCGTGTGATTCGAGAATTTGGATTCGGGCAAAGGACCGGAATCGACTTTCCCGGCGAAACGCGGGGGCTCCTGGCGCCGGCGAAGGGGTGGCGCGATGTGGATCTAGCCAATATCGCTTTCGGGCAGGGGATCGGTGTCACGGCCATCCAGCTGGCCGCGGCCGTTTCGGTGATCGCGAACGGCGGTTCCGAGGTTCGGCCGTATTTGGTCGAGCGGGCCGTCTTTTCCGACGGACGTTCCGTGGATTTCCGACGTTCGTTTACGCCGAAGCGGGTGGTTTCTTCGCGCACGGTTGCTCTGTTGACGGACTGGATGGAAAGCGTAACGGCGAAAGACGGGACCGGAATCGAGGCGGCGATGTCCAAGTACCGTGTGGCGGGAAAAACGGGCACGGCGCAAAAGATCGATCCGGCCACCCGCAAGTACGCGCATGATCTTGTGGTCAGTTCCTTTACGGGGTTCGCGCCCGTGTCCAATCCCGAACTCGCCGGCCTGTTCATTTTCGACCAACCTCGGCAAGCGGACTACGGAGGGACGCTCGCGGGGCCGGTGTTTCGCAAGGTCATGGAAACGGCGTTGAACTATCTCAATGTTCCGCCCGATCTCGAGCCGCCGGACGAGTCTCATGATTTTTTGGTTTCGGTTGCGGACGTGACGACGGTACCTTCTCGCGCGGAATTTTCGCCGGATACGATTCCGGACGTTCTTGGCCTCACTGTTCGGGAAGTCTTGACGGAAGCGCGGAAGCGTTCCGTGCGCGTCCGGATTGTGGGAAGCGGTGTGGCCGTTCAACAGGAACCGCTACCGGGAGCTTCGGTTGCGAACTCAAAGACGTGGGAAGTTCGATTTGCTCCCGATCGGAGCCGGACGTGACCGTATCGGAATTGATCCACGGTATTCCCGGCTCTTCGGTGAGAGGTCGAGGGAATATCCAAATTTCAGGCGTAGCCCTGGATTCTCGGAAGGTGGAACGCGGAGATCTTTTTGTGGCGCTGTCCGGAGCGAACATGGACGGTCGCCGATTTGCGGAAAAGGCGGTCGCGCGAGGAGCCGCAGCCGTAGCAAGCGACCAGCCGGTTGAAATCCGAAATATTCCGGTCATCGTGATTCCCCAGGCTCGGCGGTGGCTCGGAGCGTTGGCCTCGCGTGTGTACGGCGAGCCGAGCCGATCGATGACCGTCGTGGGAATCACCGGAACGAACGGGAAAACGACGACGGCGCACTTAATTGAATCGATTCTGACGGCCGGTGGCCGAAAGGCGGCGTACGTCGGGACGACGGCGTATCGATGGAGAAAAGGCTCCACGGTCATAGAGACCGACGCTCCGCGGACGTCGCCCGAAGCGCCGGAACTCCAAAAACTCCTTCGGCAGATGCACGACGACGGAACCACCGACGTGGTCATCGAGTGTTCCTCCCACGGTCTCGAGCTGGGCCGGCTCAACGAGATTCACTTCGATGTGGCGGTGTTTACGAATTTGACTCCGGACCATCTTGATTTTCACCAAACGATGGGCAGGTACGAGGCGGCCAAATGGCGCCTCTTTAGTGATCTCTTGCCCGCTAGCGTGAAACAAAACCGGATCGCCGTCGTGAATCTGGATGACGCCGTCGGCGCGCGTTGGATCTCGAAGCTTAGCGTTCCCCGATTGACCTATTCGCATTCGAACAGCGGCGCGGACATTTTTGCGACGAAAGTCGAAATGTCTCCGGCCGGGCTTCAAGCGACGATTCAAGTGAAAAAGGAAAAAGCGATTGTCCGATCCTCGCTCATCGGCCTCTACAACTTGTCCAACCTATTGGCGGCGGTTGGAGCCGGAGCCGCATTAGGTTTGCCTCTGTCTCGGATCAGCGCCGGGATCGAACGACTTCATCGAGTACCCGGCCGTTTGGAGGCCGTGGCGAACCCGAAGAATCTTCAAGTCTTGATCGATTACGCTCACACGGAAGATGCGATAACGAATGTTTTGGAAACGCTGCTTCCGCTTCGCAAACGGAGATTGATCGTGATCTTTGGATGCGGCG
This DNA window, taken from Bdellovibrionota bacterium, encodes the following:
- a CDS encoding UDP-N-acetylmuramoyl-L-alanyl-D-glutamate--2,6-diaminopimelate ligase, whose protein sequence is MTVSELIHGIPGSSVRGRGNIQISGVALDSRKVERGDLFVALSGANMDGRRFAEKAVARGAAAVASDQPVEIRNIPVIVIPQARRWLGALASRVYGEPSRSMTVVGITGTNGKTTTAHLIESILTAGGRKAAYVGTTAYRWRKGSTVIETDAPRTSPEAPELQKLLRQMHDDGTTDVVIECSSHGLELGRLNEIHFDVAVFTNLTPDHLDFHQTMGRYEAAKWRLFSDLLPASVKQNRIAVVNLDDAVGARWISKLSVPRLTYSHSNSGADIFATKVEMSPAGLQATIQVKKEKAIVRSSLIGLYNLSNLLAAVGAGAALGLPLSRISAGIERLHRVPGRLEAVANPKNLQVLIDYAHTEDAITNVLETLLPLRKRRLIVIFGCGGDRDRLKRPRMGEAVTRRADVSIVTSDNPRTEEPASIVEEILSGIPMQFPRMEPEKLTGDSKGVVAAVTDRREAIRLGISIGRSGDIILIAGKGHETVQEIRGVRHPFSDREVARELLEGGKA